The following are encoded in a window of Chloroflexota bacterium genomic DNA:
- the obgE gene encoding GTPase ObgE, with protein MPDSTANFFDQAGVYVRAGRGGDGAASFRREKHVPLGGPDGGDGGRGGDVLIRARENLHALTHLQYQHRFIAGNGAPGQRSLRQGRDGKPVTIDVPLGTVVYDDTASQVLHDLVEDGQVEVVAHGGSGGRGNARFKSSRFTAPDLALRGADGEECHLRLELELIADVGLVGAPNAGKSSLLTRISDARPKVAPYPFTTLQPVLGVVAASDTHMVVADLPGLIEGASEGAGLGAQFLRHARRSRVLIHVVDGSGLERPPMEALDAINHELASHGAGLESRPQIVAFNKIDLAESRAEWSAFAAACRERACEPVAVSAATGEGIPMLVQRALGALAEAPEPERPQPTAPPVLRPEPVHEAPRLFRREDGAYVIRDPTLERLARQLNLNTQDAVDYFQRRLDRSGVTARLETAGAEPGDTIVVGELEFEWEAEGL; from the coding sequence ATGCCTGATTCCACCGCCAATTTCTTCGACCAGGCCGGCGTCTACGTGCGCGCCGGGCGCGGCGGCGACGGCGCGGCGAGCTTCCGGCGGGAGAAGCACGTGCCGCTCGGCGGACCCGACGGCGGCGATGGCGGCCGCGGCGGCGACGTGCTGATCCGGGCGCGGGAAAACTTGCATGCGCTGACGCACCTGCAATACCAGCATCGCTTCATCGCGGGCAACGGCGCGCCCGGCCAGCGCAGCCTGCGCCAGGGGCGCGACGGCAAGCCCGTGACCATCGATGTCCCGCTCGGCACGGTGGTGTATGACGACACCGCCTCGCAGGTGCTGCACGACCTGGTCGAGGACGGCCAGGTCGAGGTGGTCGCCCACGGCGGTTCGGGGGGGCGCGGCAATGCGCGCTTCAAGTCGTCGCGGTTTACGGCGCCGGACCTTGCGCTGCGCGGCGCGGACGGGGAGGAATGCCACCTGCGCCTGGAGTTGGAGTTGATCGCCGACGTCGGTCTCGTCGGTGCGCCCAATGCGGGTAAGTCCTCACTGTTGACGCGCATCAGCGACGCCCGGCCGAAGGTCGCGCCGTATCCCTTCACGACGCTGCAGCCCGTCCTGGGCGTCGTCGCGGCCAGCGACACGCACATGGTCGTGGCCGATCTGCCGGGACTGATCGAGGGCGCCAGCGAGGGGGCGGGTCTCGGGGCTCAGTTTCTGCGCCACGCCAGGCGGTCGCGGGTGCTCATCCACGTCGTTGACGGCTCGGGGCTGGAGCGACCGCCGATGGAGGCGTTGGACGCCATCAATCATGAGCTGGCAAGCCACGGCGCCGGATTGGAGTCGCGGCCGCAGATCGTGGCCTTCAACAAGATCGACCTTGCCGAGTCTCGCGCCGAATGGAGCGCCTTTGCCGCGGCATGCCGCGAGCGCGCCTGCGAGCCGGTGGCGGTGTCCGCGGCGACTGGCGAGGGTATTCCGATGCTCGTACAACGTGCGCTGGGCGCGCTGGCCGAGGCACCCGAGCCGGAGCGTCCCCAGCCGACGGCCCCGCCGGTGCTGCGCCCCGAGCCGGTCCACGAGGCCCCGCGGCTGTTTCGTCGCGAGGACGGGGCCTACGTCATCCGCGACCCGACGCTCGAACGGCTGGCGCGGCAACTCAATCTGAACACCCAGGACGCGGTCGACTACTTCCAGCGCCGGCTCGACCGCAGCGGCGTCACCGCGCGCCTCGAAACGGCCGGCGCGGAGCCCGGCGACACAATTGTGGTCGGCGAGCTGGAGTTCGAGTGGGAGGCCGAGGGGCTGTGA
- a CDS encoding PIG-L family deacetylase, producing the protein MRILALAASPGDAEICCGGTLARVVASRGAVAICTLANGNSLGSDLPPRELADAHRAEAEAAAKSLGAELFWFGHSDFSVANDAVTRMQLVEVVRTFRPNALLAPASVDAHYDLRDISRLALDATHLAAAPTARTEQDPLDAPPAVFAYEPRWLEGFTPDTYVDVSDTIDAKQAAIAHLKTLAQWYVTQRGIDIAEAAETVSAYRGLQAGVDFAEAFAAAPIAGRSATTRILP; encoded by the coding sequence ATGCGCATCCTCGCCCTGGCCGCATCACCCGGCGACGCCGAGATATGCTGCGGCGGCACGCTGGCGCGCGTGGTCGCATCACGGGGCGCCGTGGCGATCTGCACCCTGGCCAACGGCAACAGCCTGGGCAGTGATTTGCCGCCCCGCGAGCTGGCCGACGCGCATCGCGCCGAGGCGGAGGCTGCGGCCAAGTCCCTGGGCGCGGAACTCTTCTGGTTCGGCCACTCGGACTTCAGCGTGGCCAACGACGCCGTGACGCGGATGCAACTGGTCGAGGTGGTGCGGACCTTTCGGCCAAATGCGCTGCTCGCGCCGGCGTCAGTGGACGCACACTACGACCTGCGCGACATCTCGCGGCTGGCGCTCGACGCGACGCACCTTGCCGCCGCGCCAACCGCCCGCACCGAGCAGGACCCCCTCGACGCGCCGCCCGCGGTGTTCGCCTACGAGCCGCGATGGCTCGAGGGCTTCACGCCCGACACTTACGTGGACGTGAGCGACACGATTGACGCCAAGCAGGCGGCCATCGCGCACCTCAAGACGCTGGCGCAGTGGTACGTGACGCAGCGAGGCATCGACATCGCCGAGGCGGCCGAGACGGTGTCGGCGTACCGCGGCCTCCAGGCGGGCGTGGACTTCGCCGAGGCCTTTGCGGCGGCGCCAATTGCCGGCAGGTCGGCGACGACCCGAATCCTCCCGTAG
- a CDS encoding ATP-dependent DNA helicase — MNAPTDGRRSLERLFGAGGALSRLLPGFETRACQLQMADFVEGALAAGQHALVEAGTGTGKSLAYLAPLLRSKSQAIVSTATKALQDQLWFHDLPLAVRLTGVSPTVARLKGRANYLCLLSLDAQAQMPDAAIVGHMPEVRAWADRTTSGDMDELGEGATPVLRAALTRGMETCEGRLCPFVRECWAEKARTQAADAQIVITNHHLVLVDAKLRSVGDEDGTGMPLPQGAPAVLDEAHTLEDAATSVFAAEIDAGRASRMLNTRRVIDAVGRGRAGTIRAALEASTAAFAQVERMLGAGRSPIREEIPAGIRLAELATDLAEAVGEVADGEEGAWLSRRLRELAMDADRVFRVGDPDWVHFAERSDERGIVATAAPIDVALTFKQLVADRRQVIGTSATLTVGGSFAYTADRLGLAGAEGMVTEPAFDYRRQSLLYLPRDIPEPPTGGGASEAYADAIAARIEALVQASRGGAFCLFTSHRALRDAWRRLSGRLEFPVLRQGQAPTPVLLDQFRAAGNAVLFGTRSFWEGVDVPGEALSLVIITRLPFAVPDDPVIAARTDRLRAEGRNWFGEFALPRATLLLKQGVGRLIRSSQDRGVVAILDRRLTTRRYGALVLDSLPPARRTAELADVYRFFRSGGR; from the coding sequence GTGAACGCACCGACCGACGGCCGGCGGTCGCTCGAACGGCTGTTCGGCGCTGGCGGCGCGCTGTCACGGTTGCTTCCCGGCTTCGAGACCCGTGCCTGCCAGCTTCAGATGGCCGACTTCGTGGAAGGTGCGCTCGCCGCCGGCCAGCATGCGCTCGTCGAGGCCGGCACCGGCACCGGCAAATCGCTGGCCTACCTGGCGCCGCTGCTGCGCTCGAAGTCGCAGGCCATCGTGAGCACCGCCACCAAGGCGCTGCAGGATCAGCTCTGGTTTCACGACCTGCCGCTGGCCGTCCGTCTCACGGGCGTGTCGCCGACCGTGGCGCGCTTGAAGGGCCGCGCGAACTATCTCTGCCTGCTGTCCCTGGATGCGCAGGCGCAAATGCCCGACGCGGCAATCGTGGGGCACATGCCTGAGGTGCGGGCCTGGGCCGACCGCACCACCAGCGGCGACATGGACGAACTGGGCGAGGGCGCGACGCCGGTGCTGCGCGCCGCTTTGACGCGCGGAATGGAGACTTGCGAGGGACGACTGTGTCCCTTCGTGCGCGAGTGCTGGGCCGAAAAGGCGCGGACCCAGGCCGCCGACGCCCAGATCGTGATTACCAATCACCATCTCGTGCTGGTGGACGCCAAGCTCCGATCGGTGGGCGACGAGGACGGGACCGGCATGCCGCTTCCGCAGGGCGCGCCGGCGGTGCTCGACGAGGCCCACACGCTGGAGGACGCGGCAACCTCCGTCTTCGCGGCGGAGATTGACGCCGGCCGCGCCTCGCGCATGCTCAACACGCGGCGGGTCATCGACGCCGTCGGTCGCGGGCGCGCCGGGACCATTCGGGCGGCGCTGGAGGCGTCCACGGCGGCGTTCGCCCAGGTCGAGCGCATGCTGGGCGCGGGCCGCTCGCCAATCCGGGAGGAGATCCCCGCAGGGATCCGGCTGGCGGAGTTGGCGACCGACCTGGCCGAGGCGGTCGGTGAGGTTGCCGACGGTGAGGAGGGCGCCTGGCTGAGCCGCCGGCTGCGCGAGTTGGCGATGGACGCGGACCGCGTCTTTCGCGTCGGCGACCCGGATTGGGTGCACTTCGCGGAGCGGTCCGACGAGCGCGGCATCGTCGCGACCGCCGCCCCGATCGATGTGGCGTTGACGTTCAAGCAGCTGGTGGCCGACCGCCGGCAAGTGATCGGCACGTCGGCCACGCTCACGGTCGGCGGCTCGTTCGCCTATACGGCCGATCGCCTGGGCCTGGCCGGTGCGGAGGGAATGGTGACCGAGCCGGCCTTCGACTACCGGCGCCAGTCTCTCTTGTATCTGCCGCGCGACATCCCCGAACCACCGACGGGCGGTGGCGCCTCGGAGGCATACGCCGACGCCATCGCGGCCCGCATCGAGGCGCTGGTGCAGGCCTCGCGAGGCGGTGCCTTTTGCCTGTTTACCAGCCACCGGGCGCTGCGCGACGCGTGGCGCCGGCTCTCGGGCCGGCTGGAATTCCCCGTGCTGCGCCAGGGCCAGGCGCCCACGCCCGTGCTGCTCGACCAGTTCCGCGCGGCCGGCAATGCCGTCCTCTTCGGCACGCGGTCATTCTGGGAAGGCGTCGACGTGCCGGGCGAGGCGCTGAGCCTGGTCATCATCACGCGCTTGCCCTTCGCCGTGCCCGACGATCCGGTCATTGCCGCGCGCACCGACCGTCTGCGGGCCGAGGGCCGGAACTGGTTCGGCGAGTTCGCCCTGCCGCGCGCCACGTTGCTGCTCAAGCAAGGCGTGGGGCGCCTCATTCGCTCGAGCCAGGACCGCGGCGTGGTGGCCATCCTGGATCGCAGGCTGACCACCCGCCGCTACGGCGCCCTGGTGCTGGACTCGCTGCCGCCCGCGCGGCGCACCGCCGAGCTGGCAGACGTCTACCGCTTCTTCCGGTCAGGCGGCCGCTAG
- a CDS encoding SIMPL domain-containing protein (The SIMPL domain is named for its presence in mouse protein SIMPL (signalling molecule that associates with mouse pelle-like kinase). Bacterial member BP26, from Brucella, was shown to assemble into a channel-like structure, while YggE from E. coli has been associated with resistance to oxidative stress.), giving the protein MLNRARVTLAIAILALAAVIGSVAVVGADSNGTSYLEPPRTLTVNGDGAASAAPDIVDIQLGVETIDEDPKTAIDDNTSTMQGVIEALTDLEVSEDDIQTRSFNMWVEQIYDKDGPTGDFLYHVVNQISVRVRDIDSTGDVLGAALAAGANTVRGISFGVEDTQSLEEAARDAAVDNAVAKAEQLAERLGVAVGSPRHIAEISGGFPESVRVERAVMLESASGSVPVSPGDFTVRVSVNIIFDIELPDEDGEMDGGDSEEDESEES; this is encoded by the coding sequence ATGTTGAACCGTGCACGAGTCACCCTGGCCATCGCCATTCTGGCGCTGGCGGCCGTCATCGGCAGCGTCGCCGTCGTTGGCGCGGACTCGAACGGGACGTCCTACCTAGAGCCGCCGCGCACCCTCACGGTGAACGGCGACGGCGCGGCGTCCGCGGCTCCCGATATCGTCGATATCCAACTCGGCGTTGAGACGATCGACGAAGATCCAAAGACCGCCATCGACGACAACACCTCGACCATGCAAGGCGTCATCGAGGCACTGACCGATCTGGAGGTCTCCGAGGACGACATCCAGACCCGCAGCTTCAACATGTGGGTCGAGCAGATCTATGACAAAGACGGCCCGACCGGTGACTTCCTTTACCACGTGGTCAACCAGATCTCCGTGCGCGTGCGGGACATTGACAGCACGGGCGACGTGCTGGGCGCGGCGCTGGCGGCCGGCGCGAACACGGTGCGCGGCATCTCCTTCGGCGTGGAAGACACGCAATCGCTGGAAGAGGCTGCACGGGACGCGGCCGTCGACAACGCGGTCGCCAAGGCCGAGCAGTTGGCCGAGCGGCTGGGCGTCGCGGTCGGCAGCCCCCGGCATATCGCCGAAATCTCCGGTGGCTTCCCCGAATCGGTCCGCGTCGAGCGAGCGGTCATGCTGGAGTCCGCCAGCGGGAGCGTGCCCGTGTCACCCGGAGACTTCACGGTTCGCGTGTCCGTGAACATCATCTTCGACATCGAGTTGCCGGACGAGGACGGCGAAATGGATGGCGGCGACTCGGAGGAGGACGAGTCCGAGGAGAGCTAA
- a CDS encoding zinc ribbon domain-containing protein, with product MPAYTYECEKCGDVFDIRRSMTDESPVVCTSCRSKRVRRIYHALAMVGASSSGSSESPPAYDAGASCCGGSCGC from the coding sequence ATGCCGGCCTACACCTACGAATGCGAAAAGTGCGGCGACGTGTTCGATATCCGCCGCAGCATGACCGACGAGAGTCCAGTCGTTTGCACGTCCTGTCGCAGCAAGCGCGTCCGCCGCATCTACCACGCGCTGGCCATGGTTGGGGCCTCGTCGTCCGGCAGCAGTGAGTCGCCGCCCGCATATGACGCGGGTGCAAGCTGCTGCGGCGGTTCCTGCGGCTGCTAG
- a CDS encoding adenine phosphoribosyltransferase, whose amino-acid sequence MDLERFIRDIPDFPKPGIMFKDITPLLRHPDALREAIDQLAAPYREAPPDALVAVEARGFLFAAAAAVQLGCGVVPVRKPGKLPAATHQITYELEYGSDALEIHRDALQVGDRVVVMDDLLATGGTTAAAVKLVRELGAEVIGSAFLIELVFLNGRAQLDDHPVHSVIRIE is encoded by the coding sequence ATGGACCTGGAACGGTTCATACGTGACATCCCGGACTTCCCCAAGCCGGGAATCATGTTCAAGGACATCACGCCGCTGCTGCGGCATCCGGACGCGCTGCGCGAAGCCATTGACCAGCTCGCGGCGCCGTACCGCGAGGCGCCGCCGGACGCTTTGGTGGCGGTCGAGGCGCGGGGGTTCCTGTTTGCGGCCGCTGCGGCGGTGCAGCTGGGCTGCGGCGTGGTGCCGGTGCGCAAGCCGGGGAAGCTGCCCGCCGCCACCCACCAGATCACCTATGAATTGGAATACGGCAGCGATGCGCTGGAGATCCACCGCGACGCGCTGCAGGTCGGCGATCGCGTGGTGGTGATGGACGACCTGCTGGCGACCGGAGGAACCACGGCGGCGGCCGTGAAGCTCGTGCGTGAGCTGGGCGCCGAGGTGATCGGCAGCGCGTTCCTGATCGAGCTGGTGTTTCTCAACGGCCGAGCGCAGCTCGACGACCACCCCGTGCACAGCGTCATTCGCATCGAGTGA
- a CDS encoding endonuclease III domain-containing protein — MTLPSPAELADRLEPLLDALAEHFGPQRWWTDADPFEVIAGALLVQHTAWTGAAKAIENLRAAGALSIGGILALDELRCQELVRPSGSFRQKTAKLHAFATHVREAHDGDLHRMLRAPMESLRRELLGIWGVGPETADAILLYAARQPSFVVDTYTQRALERLGVIPKAVPRASLRALLLEALPPDAWQLAEAHGLFVRLGKAHCRSTPDCPSCPLLMGCRYGSGGRLR, encoded by the coding sequence GTGACCCTGCCCTCGCCGGCGGAGCTGGCCGACCGGCTGGAGCCATTGCTGGACGCGCTGGCAGAGCACTTCGGCCCGCAGCGATGGTGGACCGACGCCGACCCCTTCGAGGTGATCGCCGGCGCGCTGCTGGTGCAGCACACGGCCTGGACCGGCGCCGCCAAGGCCATCGAGAACCTCCGAGCCGCCGGCGCGCTGTCGATCGGCGGCATCCTGGCGCTCGACGAACTCAGGTGTCAGGAACTGGTGCGCCCGAGCGGGTCCTTCCGCCAGAAGACGGCCAAGCTGCACGCCTTCGCCACGCACGTGCGGGAGGCGCACGACGGCGACCTGCACCGCATGCTGCGCGCCCCAATGGAGTCGCTGCGGCGTGAGCTGCTCGGCATCTGGGGCGTCGGACCCGAAACCGCGGACGCCATCCTGCTCTACGCCGCGCGCCAGCCGAGCTTCGTGGTCGACACCTACACCCAGCGCGCGCTGGAGCGGCTAGGCGTCATTCCAAAGGCGGTGCCCCGGGCCTCGCTACGCGCGCTGCTCCTGGAGGCGCTGCCGCCGGATGCCTGGCAGCTCGCCGAGGCTCACGGACTCTTCGTACGGCTCGGCAAGGCGCACTGCCGCTCGACGCCCGACTGTCCATCGTGCCC